Proteins from a genomic interval of Lolium perenne isolate Kyuss_39 chromosome 1, Kyuss_2.0, whole genome shotgun sequence:
- the LOC127327221 gene encoding putative FBD-associated F-box protein At3g50710 yields the protein MEMGSDGPRAKRMNLAAPGIHEEAPPPMPAAATAEATDLEPMVVEKSQERPPGAEKDEEQLLDRISSVSDHILGEIISLLPLKEGARTQVLSSKWRHLWRHAPLNLDFRGLPTSSSRCVRVSDILAAHLGSGRRLCLPGSHIQCRADAVDAWLLSPALDNLQELEFYFYGRRYRAPDLVLKLLLPPPESIFRFSSTLRVAVISNCYLTDDDVETLRFKQLRRLALVHVKISEVSLHTIISVGCPGLECLLLSTISGVRCHRINSPTLRSIGFCSSSEELIIEDAPSLERLLYPEMNETMQTMVISAPKLETLGCIPEEYSGSKIVFGSTVIQGSRINSLTTVVRTVKILAIHMPFFDQDIVMDLMRCFPCLEKLYAKEINESCEQKRQQKPPNCKDWNLLTSLDIRLRTIVLRCYCKTYFQVNFATFFLLNARVLKSMTLEVESCNYNEHFFAEQHEILQMEKRASRGARLCFTAGCHHEVSGTMHLDDLDSTDPFDCGC from the exons ATGGAGATGGGGTCGGACGGTCCTAGGGCCAAGCGTATGAACCTAGCTGCACCTGGGATCCACGAAGAGGCACCGCCGCCGATGCCGGCGGCGGCCACTGCAGAAGCGACAGATCTGGAACCCATGGTCGTGGAGAAGAGCCAAGAACGGCCGCCCGGAGCGGAGAAAGATGAAGAACAATTGCTGGACCGCATCAGCAGCGTCTCCGACCACATCCTCGGTGAGATCATCTCCCTCCTCCCTCTCAAGGAAGGCGCCCGTACCCAGGTTCTCTCGTCCaagtggcgccacctctggcgccACGCCCCTCTCAACCTTGACTTCCGTGGCCTCCCAACCTCCTCGTCGCGATGTGTCCGCGTGAGCGACATCCTCGCCGCCCACCTGGGTTCCGGCCGCCGCCTCTGCCTCCCCGGTAGCCACATCCAGTGCCGAGCCGATGCCGTGGACGCCTGGCTCCTGTCCCCCGCCCTCGACAACCTCCAGGAGCTCGAGTTCTACTTCTACGGCAGAAGGTATCGCGCTCCGGATCTGGTACTAAAATTGCTGCTACCGCCGCCGGAGTCCATCTTCCGGTTCTCGTCCACTCTCCGCGTTGCAGTTATCAGCAACTGCTATCTCACGGATGACGACGTGGAAACGCTTCGCTTCAAACAGCTCAGGAGGCTTGCACTCGTACATGTCAAAATCTCGGAGGTCTCACTGCACACCATTATCTCTGTGGGTTGTCCTGGCCTGGAGTGCTTGCTGCTTAGTACCATTTCGGGCGTTCGTTGTCACCGGATCAACTCCCCTACCCTTAGAAGCATTGGCTTTTGTTCTAGCTCAGAGGAACTCATCATCGAGGATGCCCCGTCGCTTGAAAGGCTGCTCTATCCTGAAATGAATGAGACGATGCAAACTATGGTTATCTCCGCGCCTAAACTTGAAACACTGGGCTGCATTCCTGAAGAATATAGCGGATCCAAAATCGTGTTTGGCTCCACAGTCATCCAG GGGTCGCGCATTAATAGCCTGACAACGGTGGTGCGCACTGTCAAGATCTTGGCCATCCATATGCCATTTTTTGATCAGGATATAGTTATGGACTTGATGAGATGCTTTCCGTGCTTGGAAAAGTTGTATGCGAAGGAG ATAAATGAGTCATGCGAACAAAAGCGACAACAAAAGCCACCAAACTGTAAAGACTGGAATCTTCTCACATCTCTTGACATCCGTTTGAGGACAATAGTGCTTAGATGTTATTGCAAAACCTACTTCCAAGTTAACTTCGCCACATTCTTCCTGCTGAACGCTAGAGTGCTTAAGTCAATGACGCTCgaggtcgaatcctgcaattacaacGAGCACTTTTTCGCAGAACAACATGAGATACTCCAGATGGAGAAGAGGGCATCTAGAGGTGCTCGGCTTTGCTTTACAGCAGGCTGTCACCATGAAGTTTCAGGTACCATGCATCTCGATGATTTGGATTCTACCGACCCCTTCGATTGTGGATGTTGA
- the LOC127327219 gene encoding F-box protein At4g22280, which produces MEMGSDGPRAKRMHLAAPGIHEEAPPPPAATAEATDLEPKVVEQKSGEPPPRAEKDEEQLLDRISSVSDHILGEIISLLPLKEGARTQVLSSKWRHLWRHAPLNLDFRGLPASDNVLSTSRCVLVSEILAAHLGSGRRLCLPGSHIQCRADALDAWLRSPALDNLQELEFYFYGRRYCAPDLVVNLLLPPPASIFRFSSTLRVAIISNCYLTDDAVETLRFKQLRRLALVHVKISEVSLHKIISVSCPGLECLLLSTISGVRCHRINSPTLRSIGICSSSDELIIEDAPSLERLLYPEMNKRMKTTVICAPKLETLGCIPEKYTKSRIVFGSTVIQVGLRIDNLATVVRTVKILAIHMTFSDQDMVIDFMRFFPCLEKLYAKETNAPCEQKRRNRKNWNLLTSLDIRLRTIVLRCYRRTHFQVNFAAFFVLNARMLKSMRLEVESCNYNEHFFAEQHEILQMEKRASRHARLCFATYCHHEVSGTMHLDDLDSTDPFACGC; this is translated from the exons ATGGAGATGGGGTCGGACGGTCCTAGGGCCAAGCGTATGCACCTAGCTGCACCGGGGATCCACGAAGAGGCACCACCGCCGCCGGCGGCGACTGCAGAAGCAACAGATCTGGAACCCAAGGTCGTGGAGCAGAAGAGCGGAGAACCACCGCCCAGAGCGGAGAAAGATGAAGAACAATTGCTGGACCGCATCAGCAGCGTCTCCGACCATATCCTCGGTGAGATCATCTCCCTCCTCCCTCTCAAGGAAGGCGCCCGTACCCAGGTTCTCTCGTCCAAGTGGCGCCATCTCTGGCGCCACGCCCCTCTCAATCTCGACTTCCGTGGCCTTCCCGCCTCCGACAACGTGTTGTCGACGTCGCGATGTGTCCTCGTGAGCGAAATCCTCGCCGCCCACCTGggctccggccgccgcctctgCCTCCCCGGTAGCCACATCCAGTGCCGAGCCGATGCGCTGGACGCCTGGCTCCGCTCCCCCGCCCTCGACAACCTCCAGGAGCTCGAGTTCTACTTCTACGGCAGAAGGTACTGCGCTCCGGATCTGGTGGTAAACCTGCTGCTACCGCCGCCGGCGTCCATCTTCCGGTTCTCGTCCACTCTCCGGGTTGCAATTATCAGCAACTGCTATCTCACGGACGACGCCGTCGAAACGCTTCGCTTCAAACAGCTCAGGAGGCTCGCGCTCGTACATGTCAAGATCTCGGAGGTCTCACTGCACAAGATTATCTCTGTGAGCTGTCCTGGCCTGGAGTGCTTGCTGCTTAGTACCATTTCGGGCGTCCGCTGTCACCGGATAAACTCCCCTACCCTTAGAAGCATTGGCATTTGTTCTAGCTCAGATGAACTCATCATCGAGGACGCCCCGTCGCTTGAAAGGCTGCTCTATCCTGAAATGAATAAGCGGATGAAAACTACGGTTATCTGCGCGCCTAAACTTGAGACTCTGGGCTgcattcctgaaaaatataccaaATCCAGAATCGTGTTTGGCTCCACAGTTATCCAG GTGGGGTTGCGCATTGATAACCTGGCAACGGTGGTGCGCACTGTCAAGATCTTGGCCATCCATATGACATTTTCTGACCAGGATATGGTTATTGACTTCATGAGATTCTTTCCATGCTTGGAAAAGTTGTATGCCAAGGAG ACGAATGCGCCATGCGAACAAAAGAGACGGAACCGTAAAAATTGGAATCTTCTCACATCTCTCGATATCCGTTTGAGGACAATAGTGCTGAGATGTTACCGCAGAACCCACTTCCAAGTTAACTTCGCCGCATTCTTCGTGCTGAACGCGAGAATGCTTAAGTCAATGAGGCTCGAGGTCGAATCATGCAATTACAACGAGCACTTTTTCGCAGAACAACATGAGATTCTGCAGATGGAGAAGAGGGCATCTAGACATGCTCGGCTTTGCTTTGCAACATACTGTCACCATGAAGTTTCAGGTACCATGCATCTCGATGATTTGGACTCTACCGACCCCTTCGCTTGTGGATGTTGA